The following coding sequences lie in one Chiroxiphia lanceolata isolate bChiLan1 chromosome 19, bChiLan1.pri, whole genome shotgun sequence genomic window:
- the LOC116796349 gene encoding myosin heavy chain, skeletal muscle, adult-like: MTSADAELAIFGEAAPYLRKSEKERIEAQNKPFDAKTSVFVVHPKESFVKGKIESKDAGKVTVKTEGGETLTVKEDQVFSMNPPKYDKIEDMAMMTHLHEPAVLYNLKERYAAWMIYTYSGLFCVTVNPYKWLPVYNPEVVLAYRGKKRQEAPPHIFSISDNAYQFMLTDRENQSILITGESGAGKTVNTKRVIQYFATIAASGEKKKEEQTSGKMQGTLEDQIISANPLLEAFGNAKTVRNDNSSRFGKFIRIHFGPTGKLASADIETYLLEKSRVTFQLKAERSYHIFYQIMSNKKPELIDMLLITTNPYDFHYVSQGEVTVPSIDDQEELMATDSAIDILGFTPDEKTAIYKLTGAVMHYGNLKFKQKQREEQAEPDGTEVADKAAYLTGLNSAEFLKALCYPRVKVGNEYVTKGQNVTQVNNSVGALAKAMFEKMFLWMVVRINQQLDTKQPRQYFIGVLDIAGFEIFDFNSFEQLCINFTNEKLQQFFNHHMFVLEQEEYKKEGIEWEFIDFGMDLAACIELIEKPMGIFSILEEECMFPKATDTSFKNKLYDQHLGKSNNFQKPKPAKGKAEAHFSLVHYAGTVDYNITGWLEKNKDPLNETVIGLYQKSSVKTLALLFANYGGADADSGGGGGKKGGKKKGSSFQTVSALFRENLNKLMANLRSTHPHFVRCIIPNETKTPGAMEHELVLHQLRCNGVLEGIRICRKGFPSRVLYADFKQRYRVLNASAIPEGQFMDNKKASEKLLGSIDVDHTQYRFGHTKVFFKAGLIGVLEEMRDEKLAEIMTMIQARCRGFLMRVEYKKMVERRESIFCIQYNIRSFMNVKHWPWMKLFFKIKPLLKSAESEKEMANMKEEFEKTKEELAKSEAKRKELEEKMVALVQEKNDLQLQVQAEADSLADAEERCDQLIKTKIQLEAKIKEVTERAEDEEEINAELTAKKRKLEDECSELKKDIDDLELTLAKVEKEKHATENKVKNLTEEMAALDETIAKLTKEKKALQEAHQQTLDDLQVEEDKVNTLTKAKTKLEQQVDDLEGSLEQEKKLRMDLERAKRKLEGDLKLAQDSIMDLENDKQQLDEKLKKKDFEISQIQSKIEDEQALGMQLQKKIKELQARIEELEEEIEAERTSRAKAEKHRADLSRELEEISERLEEAGGATAAQVEMNKKREAEFQKMRRDLEEATLQHEATAAALRKKHADSTAELGEQIDNLQRVKQKLEKEKSELKMEIDDLASNMESVSKAKANLEKMCRTLEDQLSELKTKEEQNQRMINDLNTQRARLQTESGEYSRQVEEKDALISQLSRGKQGFTQQIEELKRHLEEEIKAKNALAHALQSARHDCDLLREQYEEEQEAKGELQRALSKANSEVAQWRTKYETDAIQRTEELEEAKKKLAQRLQDAEEHVEAVNAKCASLEKTKQRLQNEVEDLMIDVERSNAACAALDKKQKNFDKILAEWKQKYEETQAELEASQKESRSLSTELFKMKNAYEESLDHLETMKRENKNLQQEISDLTEQIAEGGKAIHELEKVKKQVEQEKSELQASLEEAEASLEHEEGKILRLQLELNQVKSEIDRKIAEKDEEIDQLKRNHLRVVDSMQSTLDAEIRSRNEALRLKKKMEGDLNEMEIQLSHANRQAAEAQKNLRNTQGVLKDTQLHLDDALRTQDDLKEQVAMVERRANLLQAEVEELRAALEQTERSRKLAEQELLDATERAQLLHTQNTSLINTKKKLETDISQIQSEMEDTIQEARNAEEKAKKAITDAAMMAEELKKEQDTSAHLERMKKNLDQTVKDLQHRLEEAEQLALKGGKKQIQKLEARVRELEGEVDAEQKRSAEAVKGVRKYERRVKELTYQSEEDRKNVLRLQDLVDKLQMKVKSYKRQAEEAEELSNVNLSKFRKIQHELEEAEERADIAESQVNKLRVKSRDMHGKKIEEEE, encoded by the exons ATGACGTCTGCAGATGCTGAGTTGGCCATCTTTGGGGAGGCGGCTCCTTACCTCCGAAAATCAGAAAAGGAGAGAATCGAAGCCCAGAACAAGCCTTTTGATGCCAAGACATCCGTCTTTGTGGTTCATCCTAAAGAATCCTTTGTGAAAGGGAAAATTGAGAGTAAGGATGCAGGCAAGGTCACTGTCAAGACTGAAGGGGGAGAG ACCCTGACCGTGAAGGAAGATCAAGTCTTCTCCATGAACCCTCCCAAGTACGACAAAATCGAGGACATGGCCATGATGACCCACCTCCACGAACCCGCTGTGCTGTACAACCTCAAAGAGCGTTACGCAGCCTGGATGATCTAC ACCTACTCGGGTCTCTTCTGCGTCACTGTCAACCCCTACAAGTGGCTGCCCGTGTACAACCCGGAGGTGGTGTTGGCCTACCGAGGCAAGAAGCGCCAGGAGGCCCCTCCACACATCTTCTCCATCTCTGACAACGCCTATCAGTTCATGCTGACTG ATCGGGAGAACCAGTCCATCCTGATCAC CGGAGAATCCGGTGCCGGGAAGACTGTGAACACAAAGCGTGTCATCCAGTACTTTGCAACAATTGCAGCCAGcggggagaagaaaaaggaggagcaGACATCAGGCAAAATGCAG GGAACGCTTGAGGATCAAATCATCAGTGCCAACCCACTGCTGGAGGCCTTTGGAAATGCCAAGACCGTGAGGAACGACAACTCCTCGCGCTTT GGCAAATTCATCAGAATCCACTTTGGGCCCACAGGCAAACTGGCTTCTGCTGATATTGAAACTT ATCTGCTGGAGAAGTCCAGAGTCACTTTCCAGCTCAAGGCAGAAAGAAGCTACCACATCTTTTATCAGATCATGTCCAACAAGAAGCCAGAGCTAATTG ACATGCTCCTCATCACCACCAACCCTTATGATTTCCACTATGTGAGTCAAGGGGAGGTCACTGTTCCCAGCATTGATGACCAGGAGGAGCTGATGGCAACAGAT AGTGCCATTGACATCCTGGGCTTCACTCCTGATGAGAAAACAGCCATCTACAAGCTGACAGGGGCTGTCATGCACTACGGGAACCTGAAGTTCAAGCAGAAACAACgagaggagcaggcagagcctgaTGGCACAGAAG TGGCTGACAAGGCTGCCTACCTGACGGGCCTTAACTCAGCTGAATTTCTGAAGGCCTTGTGTTATCCCCGAGTCAAGGTTGGGAATGAGTATGTGACCAAAGGTCAAAACGTGACACAG GTGAACAATTCAGTGGGTGCCCTGGCAAAGGCTATGTTTGAGAAGATGTTCCTGTGGATGGTTGTTCGCATCAACCAACAGCTGGACACAAAGCAGCCCAGGCAGTACTTCATTGGTGTGCTGGACATTGCTGGCTTTGAGATCTTTGAT TTCAACAGCTTTGAGCAGCTGTGCATCAACTTCACCAATGAGAAACTGCAACAGTTCTTCAACCACCACATGTtcgtgctggagcaggaggagtaCAAGAAGGAGGGAATTGAGTGGGAATTCATTGACTTTGGGATGGACCTGGCTGCCTGCATTGAGCTCATTGAGAAG CCCATGGGCATCTTCTCCATCCTGGAAGAGGAGTGCATGTTCCCCAAGGCAACTGACACCTCTTTCAAGAACAAGCTCTATGACCAGCACCTGGGCAAGTCCAACAACTTCCAGAAGCCCAAACCTGCCAAAGGCAAGGCTGAGGCCCACTTCTCCCTGGTGCACTACGCTGGCACAGTGGACTACAACATCACTGGGTGGCTGGAGAAGAACAAGGACCCCCTGAATGAAACTGTCATTGGGCTGTACCAGAAATCATCTGTCAAGACCTTGGCTTTACTCTTTGCCAACTATGGTGGAGCAGATGCAG acagtggtggtggtggtggcaagAAAGGAGGCAAGAAGAAGGGTTCTTCTTTCCAGACTGTCTCAGCTCTTTTCAGG GAGAATTTAAACAAGCTGATGGCCAACCTGAGGAGCACCCACCCTCACTTTGTACGCTGCATCAtcccaaatgaaacaaaaacaccTG GTGCCATGGAGCATGAGCTGGTGCTGCACCAGCTGCGCTGTAACGGCGTGTTGGAAGGGATCAGGATCTGCAGGAAAGGGTTCCCCAGCAGAGTCCTCTATGCTGACTTCAAACAGAG ATATAGAGTGCTTAATGCCAGTGCTATCCCAGAGGGTCAGTTCATGGACAACAAGAAGGCTTCTGAGAAGCTTCTTGGGTCCATTGATGTTGACCACACCCAGTACAGATTTGGTCACACCAAG GTGTTCTTCAAAGCTGGGCTGATAGGTGTGCTGGAGGAGATGAGAGATGAGAAACTAGCAGAGATCATGACCATGATACAAGCCAGATGCAGAGGTTTCTTGATGAGAGTCGAGTACAAGAAAATGGTGGAAAGGAG GGAGTCCATCTTCTGCATCCAGTACAACATTCGTTCATTCATGAACGTCAAACACTGGCCCTGGATGAAGCTGTTCTTCAAGATCAAGCCCTTGCTGAAGAGTGCAGAGTCTGAGAAGGAGATGGCCAACATGAAGGAGGAGTTTGAGAAAACCAAGGAAGAGCTTGCAAAGTCTGAGGCAAAGCGGAAGGaactggaggagaaaatggTAGCACTGGTGCAGGAGAAAAATGACCTGCAGCTCCAAGTGCAGGCT GAAGCAGATAGCCTGGCTGATGCTGAGGAAAGGTGTGACCAGCtcatcaaaaccaaaatccagCTGGAAGCCAAAATTAAGGAAGTGACTGAAAGggctgaggatgaggaggaaatCAATGCTGAGCTGACAGCcaagaagagaaaactggagGATGAATGTTCAGAGCTGAAGAAAGATATTGATGACCTTGAGCTAACACTGGCCaaggtggagaaggaaaagcatgCAACAGAAAACAAG GTGAAAAACCTCACAGAGGAGATGGCAGCCCTGGACGAGACCATCGCCAAGCtgacaaaagagaagaaagcccTCCAAGAGGCCCATCAGCAGACCCTGGATGACCTGCAGGTAGAAGAGGACAAAGTCAATACACTGACCAAAGCCAAGACCAAGCTGGAGCAGCAAGTGGACGAT CTGGAAGGGTCCCTGGAGCAAGAGAAGAAACTGCGCATGGACCTGGAGAGAGCCAAGAGGAAActggaaggagacctgaagCTGGCCCAGGACAGCATCATGGATCTGGAGAATGATaagcagcagctggatgagAAACTGAAGAA GAAAGACTTTGAAATCAGCCAGATCCAGAGCAAAATCGAGGATGAACAAGCCCTGGGCATGCAACTACAGAAGAAGATCAAGGAGCTGCAG GCCCGTATTGAGGAACTGGAGGAGGAAATCGAGGCCGAGCGAACCTCTCGCGCTAAAGCAGAGAAGCATCGGGCTGACCTgtccagggagctggaggagatcAGCGAGCGCCTGGAAGAAGCAGGAGGGGCGACGGCAGCTCAGGTGGAGATGAACAAGAAGCGGGAGGCAGAATTCCAGAAGATGCGCCGGGACCTCGAAGAGGCCACGCTGCAGCACGAAGCCACGGCTGCCGCCCTGCGCAAGAAGCACGCggacagcacagctgagctgggggagCAGATCGACAACCTGCAGCGCGTCaagcagaagctggagaaggagaagagtgAGCTCAAGATGGAGATTGATGACTTGGCCAGTAACATGGAGTCTGTCTCCAAAGCCAAG GCAAACCTGGAGAAGATGTGTCGCACACTGGAAGATCAGCTGAGTGAGTTAAAAACGAAGGAGGAGCAGAATCAGCGCATGATCAATGACCTCAATACTCAAAGAGCTCGTCTGCAGACAGAGTCAG GTGAATATTCCCGCCAGGTGGAGGAAAAAGATGCTCTGATTTCTCAACTGTCTAGGGGCAAGCAAGGATTTACCCAACAGATTGAGGAACTCAAGAGGCATCTAGAGGAAGAAATCAAG GCCAAGAACGCCCTGGCCCACGCCCTGCAGTCCGCTCGCCACGACTGTGACTTGCTCCGGGAACAAtatgaggaggagcaggaagccaAGGGGGAGCTGCAGCGCGCCCTGTCCAAGGCCAACAGCGAAGTGGCCCAGTGGAGAACCAAATACGAGACGGACGCGATTCAGCGCACGGAGGAGCTCGAGGAGGCCAA GAAGAAGCTGGCACAGCGCCTGCAGGATGCAGAGGAACACGTCGAAGCTGTCAATGCCAAATGTGCCTCCctggaaaagacaaagcagaggctgcagaatGAAGTGGAGGACCTGATGATTGATGTGGAGCGATCCAATGCTGCCTGCGCTGCTCTGGACAAGAAGCAGAAGAACTTTGACAAG ATCCTGGCAGAATGGAAGCAGAAGTATGAGGAAACgcaggctgagctggaggcCTCCCAGAAGGAGTCTCGCTCCCTCAGCACGGAGCTGTTTAAGATGAAGAATGCCTATGAGGAGTCCTTGGACCACCTGGAAACAATGAAGCGGGAGAACAAGAACTTGCAGC AGGAGATTTCCGACCTCACGGAGCAGATTGCGGAGGGAGGAAAGGCAATTCATGAGCTGGAGAAAGTCAAGAAGCAAGTTGAGCAGGAGAAATCTGAACTGCAAGCCTCCCTGGAGGAAGCTGAG GCCTCTCTGGAACATGAAGAGGGGAAGATCCTGCGCTTGCAGCTGGAGCTCAACCAGGTGAAGTCTGAGATTGACAGGAAGATAGCAGAGAAAGATGAGGAGATCGACCAGCTGAAGAGGAACCACCTCCGAGTCGTAGACTCCATGCAAAGCACCCTGGATGCTGAGATCAGGAGCAGGAATGAAGCCCTGAGGCTAAAGAAGAAGATGGAGGGAGACCTGAATGAAATGGAGATCCAGCTCAGCCATGCCAACCGCCAGGCTGCAGAGGCACAAAAGAACCTGCGAAACACACAGGGAGTGCTCAAG GACACCCAGCTACACTTGGACGATGCTCTCAGGACCCAGGATGACCTGAAGGAGCAGGTGGCCATGGTGGAGCGCAGAGCAAACCTGCTGCAGGCTGAAGTTGAGGAGCTAcgggcagccctggagcagacGGAGCGGTCAAGGAAActggctgagcaggagctcCTGGATGCCACTGAACGTGCACAGCTCCTCCATACGCAG AACACCAGCTTGATCAACACCAAGAAGAAGCTGGAGACAGACATTTCTCAGATACAGAGCGAAATGGAGGATACGATCCAGGAGGCCCGCAATGCTGAAGAGAAGGCCAAGAAGGCCATCACAGAT GCGGCCATGATGGCAGAAGAACTGAAGAAGGAGCAGGACACCAGTGCCCACCTGGAGAGGATGAAGAAGAACCTGGACCAGACAGTGAAGGACCTGCAGCACCGTCTGGAAGAGGCCGAGCAGTTGGCCCTGAAGGGAGGCAAGAAGCAAATCCAGAAGCTGGAGGCCAGG GTGCGGGAGCTGGAAGGGGAGGTTGATGCTGAGCAGAAGCGCAGCGCTGAAGCCGTGAAGGGTGTGCGCAAGTACGAGAGGAGGGTGAAGGAACTCACCTACCAG TCTGAGGAAGACAGGAAGAATGTTCTCAGGCTGCAGGATCTGGTGGACAAGCTGCAAATGAAGGTGAAATCCTACAAGAgacaggctgaggaagct GAGGAGCTCTCCAATGTCAACCTCTCCAAGTTCCGCAAGATCCAGCACGAGCTGGAGGAAGCCGAGGAACGGGCTGACATTGCAGAGTCACAGGTCAACAAGCTCCGAGTGAAGAGCCGGGACATGCATgggaagaaaatagaagagGAAGAGTGA